One Cucumis sativus cultivar 9930 chromosome 1, Cucumber_9930_V3, whole genome shotgun sequence DNA segment encodes these proteins:
- the LOC101209533 gene encoding cell division cycle protein 27 homolog B isoform X2, with translation METILTDCVHHSLRHFMYRNAIFMCERLCSEFPSETNLQLLAGCFLQNNQAYAAYHILKGTQMAQSRYLFAISCFQMDLLHDAEAALCPPNEPGAEIPNGAAGHYLLGLIYRYTDRRRSAIQHFQQALSLDPLMWCAYEELCVLGAAEDASSVFGEAAVLCIQKQCLHNRFENLQTLNDDLNSASARNNNPDDVRSRQSKQAQINNLRDIPTNYHGQVNLGGPASQIANGSSNISFYNTPSPVAAQLSAIAPPPLCRNTQQNGSSLNSLGTDGSRSTVNPIIQAPRRKFVDEGKLRKISGRLFSDSGPRRSSRLAGETGANTNASGAGAANNGTTNSTKYLGGSKLNSITFRSMAVRKGQSFANENIDEGIQNEAFDDSRSNASLSVSSSSPSSDNRTLEQGANKSVGGSLTNDAKIINGASEILGLLRILGEGYRLSCLFRCQDALDVYHKLPYKHYSTGWVLSQVGKVYFELVDYLEADRAFSLARHASPHSLEGMDVYSTVLYHLKEDMKLSYLAQELISTDRLAPQSWCAMGNCYSLQKDHETALKNFQRAVQLNPRFAYAHTLCGHEYVALEDFENGIKSYQSALRVDSRHYNSWYGLGMIYLRQEKFEFSEHHFRMAFQINPRSSVVMSYLGTSLHALKRSEDAMMMMEKAILADKKNPLPMYQKANILVSLERFDEALQVLEELKEYAPRESSVYALMGKIYKRRYMHEKAMLHFGLALDLKPSAADVATIKAAIEKLHVPDEIEDNL, from the exons ACAAATTTGCAGTTACTGGCAGGCTGTTTTTTGCAGAACAATCAGGCTTATGCTGCATACCATATATTAAAAG GAACGCAAATGGCTCAATCCCGCTACTTGTTTGCAATATCATGCTTTCAGATGGATCTTCTTCACGATGCGGAGGCTGCACTATGTCCACCCAACGAACCTGGTGCTGAG ATTCCAAATGGTGCAGCAGGTCATTACCTTCTTGGGCTTATTTACAG GTACACTGACAGAAGGAGAAGTGCTATTCAACATTTTCAGCAGGCATTATCTCTAGATCCTTTGATGTGGTGCGCTTACGAGGAACTTTGTGTATTAG GTGCTGCTGAAGATGCATCTTCAGTTTTTGGTGAAGCGGCTGTTCTTTGCATACAGAAGCAGTGTCTGCATAATAGATTTGAAAACTTGCAGACATTAAATGATGATCTGAACTCAGCTTCTGCTAGGAATAATAATCCAGATGATGTCCGGTCAAGGCAATCAAAACAAGCACAAATCAACAATTTAAGAGATATTCCTACAAATTATCATGGGCAGGTTAACTTGGGAGGACCTGCAAGTCAAATTGCAAATGGCAgttcaaatatatcattttataacACCCCTTCACCTGTAGCTGCGCAG TTATCTGCCATTGCTCCTCCACCCTTATGCAGAAATACACAGCAGAATGGATCTAGTCTGAACTCACTTGGTACAGATGGTTCAAGGTCAACTGTCAACCCTATCATACAAGCTCCTAGAAGGAAATTTGTAGATGAAGGGAAATTACGCAAG ATTTCAGGGAGGTTATTCTCTGATTCTGGCCCTCGAAGAAGTAGCAGACTTGCTGGAGAAACAGGTGCCAACACAAACGCAAGTGGTGCAGGAGCTGCTAACAATGGAACTACCAATTCTACCAAATATCTTGGTGGTTCCAAGTTGAATTCTATTACATTTCGTTCTATGGCCGTTCGCAAAGGACAGTCCTTTGCAAATGAGAATATTGATGAAG GTATTCAAAATGAAGCTTTTGATGATTCTCGTTCCAATGCCTCACTATCCGTCTCTAGTTCATCACCTTCTAGTGATAATAGAACTCTTGAGCAAGGAGCAAATAAATCAGTTGGAGGAAGTCTCACAAATGatgctaaaataattaatggcGCATCAGAAATATTAGGCCTCCTGAGAATATTAGGAGAAGGATATAGGCTTTCGTGCCTGTTCAGATGCCAG GATGCCCTGGATGTCTACCATAAACTTCCTTACAAGCATTACAGTACGGGCTGGGTGCTTTCACAG GTTGGAAAAGTGTATTTTGAATTGGTAGATTACTTAGAAGCTGATCGAGCTTTCAGTCTTGCTCGCCATGCTTCACCTCACAGTTTGGAAGGAATGGATGTGTATTCTACAGTTCTTTAT CATTTAAAGGAAGACATGAAACTAAGCTACCTTGCTCAGGAATTAATATCGACTGACCGCTTAGCTCCTCAATCTTG GTGTGCCATGGGAAACTGCTACAGCTTGCAGAAAGATCATGAAACTGCGTTAAAAAATTTCCAGCGTGCTGTCCAGCTAAATCCAAGATTTGCCTACGCTCACACCCTTTGTGGACACGA ATATGTGGCGTTGGAAGATTTTGAGAATGGAATCAAGAGCTACCAGAGTGCTCTACGAGTAGATTCTAGACACTATAACTCCTGGTACGGACTTGGGATGATATATCTTCGACAAGAGAAATTTGAGTTCTCTGAGCACCACTTCCGAATGGCTTTCCAAATAAATCCTCGTTCTTCTGTTGTAATGTCATATCTTGGTACTTCTTTGCACGCTTTGAAG AGAAGTGAGGATGCCATGATGATGATGGAGAAGGCCATCCTAGCAGATAAGAAGAACCCACTTCCCATGTATCAGAAAGCTAACATACTTGTAAGCCTGGAACGTTTCGATGAAGCTTTACAAGTTCTAGAGGAGCTTAAAGAATACGCACCTCGAGAAAGCAGTGTGTATGCTTTGATGGGTAAGATCTACAAAAGACGGTACATGCACGAGAAAGCAATGCTTCATTTTGGTCTTGCCTTGGATTTAAAACCATCTGCCGCTGATGTAGCTACCATTAAG GCTGCCATCGAGAAGCTGCATGTACCTGATGAAATAGAAGACAACTTATGA
- the LOC101209776 gene encoding 40S ribosomal protein S24-1: MADKAVTIRTRKFMTNRLLSRKQFVIDVLHPGRPNVSKAELKEKLARIYDVKDANAIFVFKFRTHFGGGKSTGFGLIYDSVENAKKYEPKYRLIRNGLDTKVEKSRKQMKERKNRAKKIRGVKKTKASDAAKGGKKK, from the exons ATGGCGGACAAGGCAGTCACCATACGAACCCGGAAGTTCATGACCAACCGGCTTCTCTCCAGGAAGCAATTT GTCATTGATGTTCTTCACCCAGGAAGACCTAATGTCTCTAAG GCAGAGCTGAAGGAAAAGTTAGCAAGAATATATGATGTGAAGGATGCAAATGCAATTTTTGTCTTTAAGTTCCGAACTCACTTTGGAGGTGGAAAATCAACTGGGTTCGGTTTGATTTATGATTCTGTTGAAAATGCCAAAAAATATGAGCCCAAGTACAGGCTCATCAGg AATGGGCTTGACACTAAAGTGGAAAAATCAAGGAAGCAAATGAAGGAAAGGAAGAACAGAGCGAAGAAGATTCGTGGAGTAAAGAAA ACAAAGGCCTCAGATGCTGCCAAGGgtggaaagaagaaatga
- the LOC101209533 gene encoding cell division cycle protein 27 homolog B isoform X3 has translation MDLLHDAEAALCPPNEPGAEIPNGAAGHYLLGLIYRYTDRRRSAIQHFQQALSLDPLMWCAYEELCVLGAAEDASSVFGEAAVLCIQKQCLHNRFENLQTLNDDLNSASARNNNPDDVRSRQSKQAQINNLRDIPTNYHGQVNLGGPASQIANGSSNISFYNTPSPVAAQNLQLSAIAPPPLCRNTQQNGSSLNSLGTDGSRSTVNPIIQAPRRKFVDEGKLRKISGRLFSDSGPRRSSRLAGETGANTNASGAGAANNGTTNSTKYLGGSKLNSITFRSMAVRKGQSFANENIDEGIQNEAFDDSRSNASLSVSSSSPSSDNRTLEQGANKSVGGSLTNDAKIINGASEILGLLRILGEGYRLSCLFRCQDALDVYHKLPYKHYSTGWVLSQVGKVYFELVDYLEADRAFSLARHASPHSLEGMDVYSTVLYHLKEDMKLSYLAQELISTDRLAPQSWCAMGNCYSLQKDHETALKNFQRAVQLNPRFAYAHTLCGHEYVALEDFENGIKSYQSALRVDSRHYNSWYGLGMIYLRQEKFEFSEHHFRMAFQINPRSSVVMSYLGTSLHALKRSEDAMMMMEKAILADKKNPLPMYQKANILVSLERFDEALQVLEELKEYAPRESSVYALMGKIYKRRYMHEKAMLHFGLALDLKPSAADVATIKAAIEKLHVPDEIEDNL, from the exons ATGGATCTTCTTCACGATGCGGAGGCTGCACTATGTCCACCCAACGAACCTGGTGCTGAG ATTCCAAATGGTGCAGCAGGTCATTACCTTCTTGGGCTTATTTACAG GTACACTGACAGAAGGAGAAGTGCTATTCAACATTTTCAGCAGGCATTATCTCTAGATCCTTTGATGTGGTGCGCTTACGAGGAACTTTGTGTATTAG GTGCTGCTGAAGATGCATCTTCAGTTTTTGGTGAAGCGGCTGTTCTTTGCATACAGAAGCAGTGTCTGCATAATAGATTTGAAAACTTGCAGACATTAAATGATGATCTGAACTCAGCTTCTGCTAGGAATAATAATCCAGATGATGTCCGGTCAAGGCAATCAAAACAAGCACAAATCAACAATTTAAGAGATATTCCTACAAATTATCATGGGCAGGTTAACTTGGGAGGACCTGCAAGTCAAATTGCAAATGGCAgttcaaatatatcattttataacACCCCTTCACCTGTAGCTGCGCAG AACTTGCAGTTATCTGCCATTGCTCCTCCACCCTTATGCAGAAATACACAGCAGAATGGATCTAGTCTGAACTCACTTGGTACAGATGGTTCAAGGTCAACTGTCAACCCTATCATACAAGCTCCTAGAAGGAAATTTGTAGATGAAGGGAAATTACGCAAG ATTTCAGGGAGGTTATTCTCTGATTCTGGCCCTCGAAGAAGTAGCAGACTTGCTGGAGAAACAGGTGCCAACACAAACGCAAGTGGTGCAGGAGCTGCTAACAATGGAACTACCAATTCTACCAAATATCTTGGTGGTTCCAAGTTGAATTCTATTACATTTCGTTCTATGGCCGTTCGCAAAGGACAGTCCTTTGCAAATGAGAATATTGATGAAG GTATTCAAAATGAAGCTTTTGATGATTCTCGTTCCAATGCCTCACTATCCGTCTCTAGTTCATCACCTTCTAGTGATAATAGAACTCTTGAGCAAGGAGCAAATAAATCAGTTGGAGGAAGTCTCACAAATGatgctaaaataattaatggcGCATCAGAAATATTAGGCCTCCTGAGAATATTAGGAGAAGGATATAGGCTTTCGTGCCTGTTCAGATGCCAG GATGCCCTGGATGTCTACCATAAACTTCCTTACAAGCATTACAGTACGGGCTGGGTGCTTTCACAG GTTGGAAAAGTGTATTTTGAATTGGTAGATTACTTAGAAGCTGATCGAGCTTTCAGTCTTGCTCGCCATGCTTCACCTCACAGTTTGGAAGGAATGGATGTGTATTCTACAGTTCTTTAT CATTTAAAGGAAGACATGAAACTAAGCTACCTTGCTCAGGAATTAATATCGACTGACCGCTTAGCTCCTCAATCTTG GTGTGCCATGGGAAACTGCTACAGCTTGCAGAAAGATCATGAAACTGCGTTAAAAAATTTCCAGCGTGCTGTCCAGCTAAATCCAAGATTTGCCTACGCTCACACCCTTTGTGGACACGA ATATGTGGCGTTGGAAGATTTTGAGAATGGAATCAAGAGCTACCAGAGTGCTCTACGAGTAGATTCTAGACACTATAACTCCTGGTACGGACTTGGGATGATATATCTTCGACAAGAGAAATTTGAGTTCTCTGAGCACCACTTCCGAATGGCTTTCCAAATAAATCCTCGTTCTTCTGTTGTAATGTCATATCTTGGTACTTCTTTGCACGCTTTGAAG AGAAGTGAGGATGCCATGATGATGATGGAGAAGGCCATCCTAGCAGATAAGAAGAACCCACTTCCCATGTATCAGAAAGCTAACATACTTGTAAGCCTGGAACGTTTCGATGAAGCTTTACAAGTTCTAGAGGAGCTTAAAGAATACGCACCTCGAGAAAGCAGTGTGTATGCTTTGATGGGTAAGATCTACAAAAGACGGTACATGCACGAGAAAGCAATGCTTCATTTTGGTCTTGCCTTGGATTTAAAACCATCTGCCGCTGATGTAGCTACCATTAAG GCTGCCATCGAGAAGCTGCATGTACCTGATGAAATAGAAGACAACTTATGA
- the LOC101210024 gene encoding pentatricopeptide repeat-containing protein At5g18390, mitochondrial, translated as MLHFKNFATGLIRFRYIFLNRHFSNSNSLVNGSTAPSKDDYFAAIHHISHIVRRDFYMERTLNKLRISNLNSELVFRVLRACSNSGTESFRFFNWACSHNPSYQPTTLEFEELVKTLARTRKYTTMWKVLLQMKTQNLKISPETISFIIQEYGKQGLVDNAVTIFNQCSKSIDCPQTVEVYNALLFALCEVKMFHGAYALIRRMIRKGVTPDKKTYGTLVTGWCSAGKMKEAQEFLEEMSQKGFNPPLRGRDLLVEGLLNAGYLESAKDMVRKMTKEGSVPDIGTFNSLIDVICNSGEVDFCINIFHEVCKLGLCPDINTYKILIPATSKVGRIDEAFRLLHCCIEDGHVPFPSLYGPILKGMCKRGQFDDAFCFFGDMKHKGHPPNRPVYTMLITMCGRGGRFVDAANYLMEMAELGLPPISRCFDMVTDGLKNCGKHDLAKKIEQLEVSIRGI; from the coding sequence ATGctccatttcaaaaatttCGCAACAGGGCTAATACGGTTCCGGTACATTTTTCTCAACCGCCATTTCAGTAACTCAAATTCTTTGGTGAATGGCTCCACCGCGCCTTCGAAAGACGACTATTTCGCTGCAATCCACCATATCTCCCACATTGTCCGCCGAGACTTCTACATGGAGCGCACTCTCAACAAGCTCCGAATCTCCAACCTCAATTCCGAGCTCGTTTTCAGAGTCCTTCGCGCTTGCTCCAACTCTGGTACCGAGTCCTTCCGTTTCTTCAACTGGGCTTGCTCTCACAACCCCTCTTACCAACCCACTACCCTTGAATTTGAAGAGCTCGTCAAAACCCTAGCTCGGACCAGAAAGTATACCACGATGTGGAAAGTTCTTCTTCAGATGAAGACTCAGAATCTCAAAATTTCACCGGAAACGATATCGTTCATAATTCAAGAGTATGGTAAGCAGGGCCTTGTAGATAATGCGGTTACCATATTCAATCAATGTTCCAAATCTATCGATTGTCCACAAACAGTTGAGGTCTATAACGCGTTACTTTTTGCGCTTTGTGAGGTTAAAATGTTTCATGGAGCTTATGCGTTGATTAGGAGGATGATTAGAAAAGGCGTAACTCCTGATAAAAAGACTTATGGAACTCTTGTAACTGGATGGTGCTCAGCGGGGAAGATGAAGGAAGCTCAGGAGTTCTTGGAGGAAATGAGCCAGAAGGGGTTCAATCCTCCTTTGCGAGGTCGTGATCTTTTGGTTGAAGGATTGCTTAATGCAGGGTATTTAGAATCTGCTAAGGATATGGTTAGAAAAATGACTAAAGAAGGATCTGTGCCTGATATAGGAACTTTTAATTCTCTGATTGATGTTATATGCAACTCTGGAGAAGTTGATTTTtgcattaatatttttcatgagGTGTGCAAGTTGGGGCTTTGTCCTGATATAAATACTTACAAGATTTTGATTCCAGCAACTTCGAAAGTAGGTAGGATTGATGAAGCATTCAGGCTTTTGCATTGCTGTATTGAGGATGGACATGTACCGTTTCCAAGTCTTTATGGACCAATACTTAAAGGAATGTGTAAAAGGGGTCAGTTCGATGATGCATTTTGCTTTTTTGGTGATATGAAACATAAGGGGCATCCACCAAATCGACCAGTGTACACAATGTTGATAACAATGTGTGGACGTGGAGGGAGATTTGTTGATGCTGCTAATTACTTGATGGAAATGGCTGAACTTGGTTTACCTCCAATTTCAAGGTGCTTTGATATGGTTACTGATGGATTGAAGAACTGTGGAAAACATGATTTAGCAAAGAAGATTGAACAGCTTGAAGTTTCTATTCGAGGCATTTGA
- the LOC101209533 gene encoding cell division cycle protein 27 homolog B isoform X1 — protein METILTDCVHHSLRHFMYRNAIFMCERLCSEFPSETNLQLLAGCFLQNNQAYAAYHILKGTQMAQSRYLFAISCFQMDLLHDAEAALCPPNEPGAEIPNGAAGHYLLGLIYRYTDRRRSAIQHFQQALSLDPLMWCAYEELCVLGAAEDASSVFGEAAVLCIQKQCLHNRFENLQTLNDDLNSASARNNNPDDVRSRQSKQAQINNLRDIPTNYHGQVNLGGPASQIANGSSNISFYNTPSPVAAQNLQLSAIAPPPLCRNTQQNGSSLNSLGTDGSRSTVNPIIQAPRRKFVDEGKLRKISGRLFSDSGPRRSSRLAGETGANTNASGAGAANNGTTNSTKYLGGSKLNSITFRSMAVRKGQSFANENIDEGIQNEAFDDSRSNASLSVSSSSPSSDNRTLEQGANKSVGGSLTNDAKIINGASEILGLLRILGEGYRLSCLFRCQDALDVYHKLPYKHYSTGWVLSQVGKVYFELVDYLEADRAFSLARHASPHSLEGMDVYSTVLYHLKEDMKLSYLAQELISTDRLAPQSWCAMGNCYSLQKDHETALKNFQRAVQLNPRFAYAHTLCGHEYVALEDFENGIKSYQSALRVDSRHYNSWYGLGMIYLRQEKFEFSEHHFRMAFQINPRSSVVMSYLGTSLHALKRSEDAMMMMEKAILADKKNPLPMYQKANILVSLERFDEALQVLEELKEYAPRESSVYALMGKIYKRRYMHEKAMLHFGLALDLKPSAADVATIKAAIEKLHVPDEIEDNL, from the exons ACAAATTTGCAGTTACTGGCAGGCTGTTTTTTGCAGAACAATCAGGCTTATGCTGCATACCATATATTAAAAG GAACGCAAATGGCTCAATCCCGCTACTTGTTTGCAATATCATGCTTTCAGATGGATCTTCTTCACGATGCGGAGGCTGCACTATGTCCACCCAACGAACCTGGTGCTGAG ATTCCAAATGGTGCAGCAGGTCATTACCTTCTTGGGCTTATTTACAG GTACACTGACAGAAGGAGAAGTGCTATTCAACATTTTCAGCAGGCATTATCTCTAGATCCTTTGATGTGGTGCGCTTACGAGGAACTTTGTGTATTAG GTGCTGCTGAAGATGCATCTTCAGTTTTTGGTGAAGCGGCTGTTCTTTGCATACAGAAGCAGTGTCTGCATAATAGATTTGAAAACTTGCAGACATTAAATGATGATCTGAACTCAGCTTCTGCTAGGAATAATAATCCAGATGATGTCCGGTCAAGGCAATCAAAACAAGCACAAATCAACAATTTAAGAGATATTCCTACAAATTATCATGGGCAGGTTAACTTGGGAGGACCTGCAAGTCAAATTGCAAATGGCAgttcaaatatatcattttataacACCCCTTCACCTGTAGCTGCGCAG AACTTGCAGTTATCTGCCATTGCTCCTCCACCCTTATGCAGAAATACACAGCAGAATGGATCTAGTCTGAACTCACTTGGTACAGATGGTTCAAGGTCAACTGTCAACCCTATCATACAAGCTCCTAGAAGGAAATTTGTAGATGAAGGGAAATTACGCAAG ATTTCAGGGAGGTTATTCTCTGATTCTGGCCCTCGAAGAAGTAGCAGACTTGCTGGAGAAACAGGTGCCAACACAAACGCAAGTGGTGCAGGAGCTGCTAACAATGGAACTACCAATTCTACCAAATATCTTGGTGGTTCCAAGTTGAATTCTATTACATTTCGTTCTATGGCCGTTCGCAAAGGACAGTCCTTTGCAAATGAGAATATTGATGAAG GTATTCAAAATGAAGCTTTTGATGATTCTCGTTCCAATGCCTCACTATCCGTCTCTAGTTCATCACCTTCTAGTGATAATAGAACTCTTGAGCAAGGAGCAAATAAATCAGTTGGAGGAAGTCTCACAAATGatgctaaaataattaatggcGCATCAGAAATATTAGGCCTCCTGAGAATATTAGGAGAAGGATATAGGCTTTCGTGCCTGTTCAGATGCCAG GATGCCCTGGATGTCTACCATAAACTTCCTTACAAGCATTACAGTACGGGCTGGGTGCTTTCACAG GTTGGAAAAGTGTATTTTGAATTGGTAGATTACTTAGAAGCTGATCGAGCTTTCAGTCTTGCTCGCCATGCTTCACCTCACAGTTTGGAAGGAATGGATGTGTATTCTACAGTTCTTTAT CATTTAAAGGAAGACATGAAACTAAGCTACCTTGCTCAGGAATTAATATCGACTGACCGCTTAGCTCCTCAATCTTG GTGTGCCATGGGAAACTGCTACAGCTTGCAGAAAGATCATGAAACTGCGTTAAAAAATTTCCAGCGTGCTGTCCAGCTAAATCCAAGATTTGCCTACGCTCACACCCTTTGTGGACACGA ATATGTGGCGTTGGAAGATTTTGAGAATGGAATCAAGAGCTACCAGAGTGCTCTACGAGTAGATTCTAGACACTATAACTCCTGGTACGGACTTGGGATGATATATCTTCGACAAGAGAAATTTGAGTTCTCTGAGCACCACTTCCGAATGGCTTTCCAAATAAATCCTCGTTCTTCTGTTGTAATGTCATATCTTGGTACTTCTTTGCACGCTTTGAAG AGAAGTGAGGATGCCATGATGATGATGGAGAAGGCCATCCTAGCAGATAAGAAGAACCCACTTCCCATGTATCAGAAAGCTAACATACTTGTAAGCCTGGAACGTTTCGATGAAGCTTTACAAGTTCTAGAGGAGCTTAAAGAATACGCACCTCGAGAAAGCAGTGTGTATGCTTTGATGGGTAAGATCTACAAAAGACGGTACATGCACGAGAAAGCAATGCTTCATTTTGGTCTTGCCTTGGATTTAAAACCATCTGCCGCTGATGTAGCTACCATTAAG GCTGCCATCGAGAAGCTGCATGTACCTGATGAAATAGAAGACAACTTATGA